Proteins encoded within one genomic window of Thiothrix litoralis:
- a CDS encoding helix-turn-helix domain-containing protein produces the protein MRNNIIQEGHIPQDGKQLHALRKTAHHSQADMAYLLQTFLKPHMKAGFSVLQPDISRLECEETALDVPKLLAYASLFKVDISTLLKPHFQTFCQSEFRLQHFATNAEADQHLCQLENEGRILAYSQFPSSFFVNPHDGSERFQQIAHPDYAETHIHTLDSLLNFIFSPISRHSYAARGDILRHYLAYFRQRSKHLHFFSRADFACTSLFPSLILLPKKSTLIMMAPVMQHDQGDVFLEIRSPRLCKEIHEFYFHKVNTLDVDISLLKIGLDTLELLQQGVSLESAVRFFYDEVQKRSPEDSAAILENFSVDIQEMLGE, from the coding sequence ATGCGTAATAACATAATTCAAGAAGGGCATATACCGCAGGACGGCAAGCAGTTACACGCTTTACGCAAAACCGCCCATCACAGCCAGGCTGATATGGCATACCTGTTACAGACATTCCTGAAGCCGCACATGAAGGCTGGCTTCTCGGTGTTACAACCGGATATTTCACGGCTTGAATGCGAAGAAACCGCGCTGGATGTCCCTAAATTGCTGGCCTATGCCAGTCTGTTTAAGGTCGACATCAGCACGCTGCTGAAGCCGCATTTTCAAACATTTTGCCAAAGCGAATTTCGCCTGCAACATTTCGCCACCAATGCAGAAGCTGACCAGCACCTCTGCCAGCTAGAAAATGAAGGCCGTATTCTGGCGTATAGCCAGTTCCCTTCGTCGTTCTTTGTAAACCCGCATGATGGCAGTGAACGCTTCCAGCAGATTGCCCACCCGGACTACGCGGAAACCCATATCCACACGCTGGATTCACTGCTTAATTTTATTTTTTCGCCCATCAGCCGTCACAGTTACGCCGCAAGGGGTGATATTCTCCGGCATTATCTGGCGTATTTCCGCCAGCGCTCCAAGCACTTGCACTTTTTTTCGCGGGCAGACTTCGCCTGCACCAGCCTGTTTCCCAGCCTGATTCTGCTACCCAAAAAGTCCACGCTGATCATGATGGCACCGGTCATGCAACATGACCAAGGTGACGTGTTTCTGGAAATTCGCAGCCCACGTTTGTGCAAAGAAATCCATGAGTTTTACTTTCACAAAGTTAACACGCTGGATGTGGACATTAGCCTGCTAAAAATTGGGCTGGACACACTGGAATTGCTCCAGCAAGGTGTTAGCCTAGAAAGTGCGGTACGGTTTTTCTACGATGAAGTCCAGAAACGCAGCCCCGAAGACAGTGCTGCGATTCTGGAAAACTTCAGTGTGGATATTCAGGAAATGTTGGGCGAGTAA
- the panB gene encoding 3-methyl-2-oxobutanoate hydroxymethyltransferase, which produces MSTKPNPRVTVTTLRKMKREAEKIVMLTAYDASFAKVLDAQGVDVILVGDSLGMVIQGHETTVPVTMDDMVYHTRAVAKNCQHALVIGDLPFMSYTSPEQALRNSARLMQESGAHMVKLEGGAPQVATVAQLAHHGVPVCAHLGLQPQSVHKLGGYRVQGRDEAVAKQMLEDAKALQDAGADMLVLECVPVALAAQITQALEIPTIGIGAGRECDGQVLVLHDMLGISPRAPKFSHDFIGAGATIPQAVASYVQAVKAGNFPEDQHCFF; this is translated from the coding sequence ATGAGCACCAAACCTAATCCTCGTGTGACCGTCACCACCTTGCGCAAGATGAAGCGCGAGGCGGAAAAGATCGTCATGTTGACCGCTTACGACGCCAGTTTTGCCAAGGTGCTGGACGCGCAGGGGGTGGATGTGATTCTGGTCGGCGATTCCTTGGGCATGGTGATACAAGGGCATGAAACCACTGTTCCGGTGACGATGGATGACATGGTTTACCACACCCGTGCGGTGGCGAAAAACTGCCAGCACGCGCTGGTCATCGGCGATTTACCCTTCATGAGTTATACCTCGCCGGAACAGGCTTTGCGTAACAGCGCTCGCTTGATGCAGGAAAGCGGTGCTCACATGGTGAAGCTGGAAGGCGGTGCGCCACAAGTGGCTACCGTTGCCCAGCTTGCCCATCACGGTGTACCGGTGTGTGCGCATCTCGGTTTGCAGCCACAATCTGTGCATAAACTTGGCGGCTATCGGGTGCAAGGGCGTGATGAAGCCGTTGCCAAACAAATGCTGGAAGATGCCAAAGCCTTGCAAGATGCCGGGGCAGATATGCTGGTGCTGGAATGTGTACCCGTTGCGCTGGCAGCACAGATTACCCAAGCGCTGGAGATTCCCACTATCGGTATTGGTGCAGGCCGCGAATGCGATGGGCAGGTGTTGGTTTTGCACGATATGCTGGGCATTTCCCCGCGTGCGCCGAAGTTTTCCCACGACTTTATCGGTGCGGGGGCAACCATTCCGCAGGCGGTAGCGTCTTATGTACAAGCGGTAAAAGCCGGAAATTTCCCTGAAGATCAACACTGTTTTTTCTAA
- the panC gene encoding pantoate--beta-alanine ligase produces MIIVQAIDALREELKSWRRAGETIAFVPTMGNLHAGHIALVKRAQALGSKVVVSIFVNPTQFDRQEDLAAYPRTLTEDCAKLQAAGADLIFTPTPALMYPSGGLATKVEVPGVSEWLEGASRSGHFTGVSTVVCKLFHMVQPDVAVFGEKDFQQLMLIRQMVRDLDMDIHIEGLPTVRESDGLAMSSRNGYLTTVERKLAPSFHLILREVVDALHKGRQDYASLQIEAAKSLESRGFRPDYVEIRRAVDLLPAQVEDTDVVVLGSAWLGKARLIDNIPLTLKKVTETS; encoded by the coding sequence ATGATTATTGTTCAAGCCATTGATGCCTTGCGTGAAGAACTCAAAAGCTGGCGGCGGGCAGGCGAAACCATCGCCTTTGTCCCGACGATGGGTAATTTGCACGCAGGCCATATTGCCCTAGTCAAACGGGCGCAGGCATTAGGCAGCAAAGTGGTGGTATCCATTTTCGTCAATCCTACTCAGTTTGATCGCCAAGAAGACCTTGCCGCTTACCCGCGTACCCTGACGGAAGATTGTGCCAAACTGCAAGCGGCTGGGGCGGATCTGATCTTTACCCCAACCCCGGCGTTGATGTACCCCAGCGGTGGTTTGGCCACGAAAGTGGAAGTGCCGGGCGTTAGCGAATGGTTGGAAGGTGCTTCGCGCTCGGGGCATTTCACGGGCGTTTCCACCGTGGTCTGCAAATTGTTTCACATGGTGCAGCCCGATGTGGCGGTGTTTGGTGAGAAAGATTTTCAGCAATTGATGCTGATTCGCCAGATGGTGCGCGACCTGGATATGGATATTCATATCGAGGGTTTGCCCACGGTACGTGAATCCGATGGGTTGGCAATGAGTTCGCGCAATGGCTACCTGACAACCGTTGAGCGTAAACTTGCGCCCAGCTTTCATTTGATCCTGCGTGAAGTGGTTGACGCGCTGCACAAAGGAAGGCAGGATTACGCGTCCTTACAGATTGAGGCAGCGAAGTCGTTGGAATCACGTGGTTTTCGTCCCGATTATGTGGAAATTCGCCGCGCGGTTGATTTGCTTCCCGCTCAGGTAGAGGATACAGATGTAGTGGTGCTTGGTTCAGCATGGCTGGGTAAGGCGCGACTGATCGATAATATTCCCTTAACATTGAAAAAAGTAACAGAAACATCATAA
- the panD gene encoding aspartate 1-decarboxylase, which produces MELTLLKSKLHRVTVTHAELDYEGSCAIDDDLLRTGNIREYEQLHIYNITNGERFSTYAIRAEAGSGIISINGAAAHKASTGDLIIICTYAGFAEAEASAHKPQLVYVDPQNRVTHTSKQIAVQAA; this is translated from the coding sequence ATGGAGCTGACGCTTCTCAAATCCAAGCTGCACCGTGTTACCGTCACTCACGCTGAGTTGGACTACGAAGGTTCCTGTGCGATTGACGATGACTTGCTGCGTACCGGTAATATTCGAGAATATGAGCAACTGCATATTTACAACATTACCAATGGCGAACGTTTTTCAACGTATGCCATCCGTGCTGAAGCAGGCAGTGGAATTATCTCGATCAATGGTGCGGCTGCGCACAAAGCCAGTACCGGCGATCTTATTATTATTTGTACGTATGCGGGTTTCGCGGAAGCAGAAGCCAGTGCACATAAGCCGCAGTTGGTGTATGTCGACCCACAGAATCGGGTGACGCATACCTCAAAACAAATTGCGGTACAGGCTGCTTAA
- a CDS encoding tetratricopeptide repeat protein — protein MSQIDNDSMDFASGMAAFEAKHFSRAMQLLSPFADQGDQIAQHLCAIMCQNGLGVVRNDAKAFELMKASAEQGYGLAQHGLGFMYMEGECAPKSGEEAAKWFHKAGEQGLQGSLTTLAMMYQQGNGVPQDEEEAKRLYKLAGFDDLG, from the coding sequence GTGTCACAAATCGATAATGACTCTATGGATTTTGCCAGCGGCATGGCAGCGTTTGAAGCCAAGCATTTTTCCCGCGCCATGCAACTGCTTTCCCCCTTTGCCGATCAAGGCGACCAGATTGCGCAGCACCTGTGCGCCATTATGTGCCAAAACGGCCTTGGAGTGGTGCGTAATGATGCCAAAGCCTTTGAGTTGATGAAAGCCTCTGCCGAACAAGGCTACGGTCTGGCACAACACGGGCTGGGTTTTATGTACATGGAAGGCGAATGCGCCCCCAAAAGCGGTGAAGAAGCAGCCAAATGGTTCCACAAGGCCGGTGAACAAGGGCTACAAGGCTCGCTGACCACGCTGGCGATGATGTACCAGCAAGGCAACGGCGTTCCGCAGGATGAAGAAGAAGCCAAGCGCCTATATAAACTCGCTGGCTTCGACGATCTGGGGTAA
- a CDS encoding anthranilate phosphoribosyltransferase, whose protein sequence is MTETNTERNLKLHMRQCIQKVATGPEYSKDLNYEDAYYAMRHILSGEADPVQVAVYFIALRMKRETDEENRGTLQALIDMSAISTAAVDEVLDVSDPYDGYTRGVPASTFVPVVLAAMGVHAVLHGLEQVGPKFGATHHKVLKAAGIKVNLTPAEAVAQLERIGWTYLDQRQFAPGLHDLIPIRQRMIKRQVLTTVETMLGPIRGKLKTHCMGGYVHKAYPPIYASLARQAGFDSAMFVRGVEGGVIPSLQQSGKLFYYYGQGEEQQRDLDPKEFGLQASVRAVPLPEDLPAAPMIGDEIATTVDSDALAAKAAEMGIAALGGEKGLMYDSLVYSASICLAHLGRYGSIQEAADAVRATLDSGKALDTLRAAA, encoded by the coding sequence ATGACTGAAACAAATACCGAACGCAATTTAAAATTGCACATGCGCCAATGCATCCAAAAAGTAGCGACAGGCCCTGAATACAGCAAGGATCTGAACTACGAGGATGCCTATTACGCCATGCGTCACATTTTGAGTGGCGAGGCCGACCCTGTGCAGGTGGCGGTTTACTTTATTGCGTTGCGCATGAAACGCGAGACCGATGAGGAAAACCGAGGCACGTTGCAGGCATTGATTGATATGTCCGCCATCAGCACCGCAGCGGTGGATGAAGTGCTCGACGTGTCTGACCCGTATGATGGTTATACGCGCGGTGTACCGGCTTCCACCTTTGTGCCGGTGGTCTTGGCGGCGATGGGCGTACACGCTGTCCTGCACGGTCTGGAACAGGTAGGGCCGAAGTTTGGCGCTACCCACCACAAGGTACTGAAAGCGGCAGGTATCAAGGTCAATTTGACCCCGGCTGAAGCGGTAGCACAACTGGAACGCATCGGCTGGACTTACCTTGATCAGCGCCAGTTTGCGCCCGGTTTGCATGACTTGATCCCCATCCGTCAGCGGATGATCAAGCGTCAGGTGCTGACCACGGTAGAAACCATGTTGGGGCCTATCCGTGGCAAGCTGAAAACCCACTGCATGGGGGGTTATGTTCACAAGGCATACCCGCCGATTTATGCGTCGCTGGCACGTCAGGCAGGTTTTGACAGCGCTATGTTTGTGCGTGGTGTGGAAGGTGGCGTGATTCCTTCCCTGCAACAATCTGGCAAGCTGTTTTATTACTACGGGCAGGGCGAAGAGCAACAGCGTGACCTTGACCCCAAAGAATTTGGGCTTCAAGCCAGCGTGCGGGCAGTGCCTTTGCCGGAAGACTTACCCGCCGCCCCGATGATTGGTGATGAGATTGCCACCACGGTTGACAGTGACGCTCTCGCAGCAAAAGCGGCTGAAATGGGCATTGCGGCACTGGGTGGTGAAAAAGGTTTGATGTACGACAGTCTGGTATACTCGGCTTCAATCTGTCTGGCACATCTGGGGCGTTACGGTTCGATACAGGAAGCCGCTGATGCGGTACGTGCCACGCTTGATAGCGGTAAGGCACTGGACACACTGCGTGCTGCGGCATAA
- a CDS encoding Alvin_2107 family globule sulfur oxidation protein: protein MNMQYYNAVVEMEKAGVDAEFLQGWQGGYLLNPMREEQRLTEAYEAGYAAGQEKDMEAYKEWLAA, encoded by the coding sequence ATGAATATGCAGTATTACAACGCTGTCGTAGAAATGGAAAAAGCTGGCGTTGACGCTGAGTTCCTGCAAGGCTGGCAAGGTGGCTACCTGCTGAACCCCATGCGTGAAGAGCAGCGTCTGACTGAAGCCTATGAAGCAGGTTATGCGGCCGGTCAAGAAAAAGACATGGAAGCCTATAAAGAGTGGCTCGCTGCCTAA
- a CDS encoding GNAT family N-acetyltransferase encodes MTTQLVTATRELRDIVPAWDVLTRQSLEPNVFYESWALLPALEALAAKNPRVAVLLVWADTAHSRLIGLFPLVQEQTYQKFPACHWLNWLHPHCPLGTPLVHQRHAAEAFQALFAWLRDHSGALAFSLNKVPAEGEFAHHLRLFAQQHGGLVNERDTWERALLKAGASGEDYVSTHQRKKKLKEYSRLRRRLEDLGELEFQALLPGQNHGLSDWINDFLHLEERGWKGKALTAMSCHQGERDFAEDLIRNAAARGQLMMLKMLLDGQTIAIKLNLTSATQGSYALKIAYHEAYAAYSPGVLLELENIYRTLDDTPLAWMDSCAIPNHPMINHLWAERRKMVNFHLSTPRALSKPLLHTMQLVKTAYQYYQYRVKLRPSGRGYKCL; translated from the coding sequence TTGACTACGCAACTTGTAACCGCTACACGTGAACTGCGTGATATTGTCCCAGCTTGGGATGTACTCACACGCCAATCGCTTGAACCCAACGTGTTTTATGAAAGTTGGGCACTGCTGCCAGCGCTGGAAGCCTTGGCTGCTAAAAATCCCCGTGTAGCAGTATTACTGGTGTGGGCAGATACCGCGCATTCGCGCTTGATTGGCCTGTTCCCACTGGTACAGGAGCAAACTTACCAAAAGTTTCCCGCCTGTCATTGGTTGAACTGGCTGCACCCCCATTGCCCCTTGGGTACGCCGCTGGTACACCAGCGCCATGCTGCTGAAGCCTTTCAAGCATTATTTGCGTGGTTGCGTGACCATTCCGGTGCGCTGGCGTTTTCGCTGAACAAGGTTCCGGCGGAAGGTGAGTTTGCGCATCACTTGCGGTTGTTTGCCCAACAACATGGGGGGTTGGTGAATGAACGCGATACATGGGAACGCGCCTTGCTGAAAGCGGGTGCTTCCGGTGAAGACTATGTGTCCACGCATCAGCGCAAGAAGAAACTCAAGGAGTATAGCCGCTTGCGTCGCCGCCTCGAAGATCTCGGTGAACTGGAATTTCAGGCACTGTTGCCGGGGCAAAACCATGGCTTGAGCGACTGGATCAATGATTTTTTGCATCTGGAAGAGCGTGGTTGGAAAGGCAAGGCATTGACCGCGATGAGCTGCCATCAGGGGGAGCGCGATTTTGCGGAAGACCTGATCCGCAATGCGGCGGCACGCGGTCAGTTGATGATGCTGAAAATGCTGCTGGATGGGCAAACCATCGCCATCAAACTCAACCTGACCAGTGCTACCCAAGGCAGCTACGCGCTCAAAATTGCTTACCACGAGGCCTATGCCGCGTATTCGCCCGGTGTATTGCTGGAATTGGAAAATATTTACCGCACGCTGGATGACACCCCGCTGGCGTGGATGGATTCGTGTGCCATCCCCAATCATCCGATGATTAACCATTTATGGGCGGAACGCCGTAAAATGGTCAACTTCCACCTCAGTACACCGCGTGCGTTGAGCAAACCCTTACTACATACCATGCAGCTAGTAAAAACCGCTTACCAATATTACCAATATCGCGTAAAGCTCCGTCCTTCAGGTCGGGGATATAAGTGTCTTTAG
- the glgC gene encoding glucose-1-phosphate adenylyltransferase: MTTNNPRFVSLLTRETLALVLAGGRGSRLYELTDRRAKPAVYFGGKFRIIDFPLSNCVNSGIRKIGVLTQYKAHSLIRHLVHGWSNFRTELGEFVEVLPASQRTTGNWYAGTADAIYQNLDIVETLRPKYVLVLAGDHVYKMDYGEMLAYHVEKGADMTVACVGVSLEEAKGFGVMTVDDNNRVVAFDEKPDSPQPMPGSDDTALASMGNYIFNTDFLFEQLHKDAENKESSRDFGKDIIPSIIAEHAVYAYPFRDPVTGKQPYWRDVGTIDAFWEANMELVSVEPELNLYDETWPILTYHRQLPSAKFVFQDEGREGKALDSVVSAGCVISGAAVINSLLFSNVKVHSYSTVKETVVLPEVQIGRNCRISRAVIDRGCQLPEGTIIGEDRELDAKRFRVTPNGITLVTPEMLGQKGSASVG; this comes from the coding sequence ATGACAACCAATAATCCCCGCTTTGTCAGCCTGCTAACGCGGGAGACTTTAGCTTTAGTACTGGCGGGCGGACGCGGCTCACGCTTGTATGAACTCACCGATCGCCGCGCCAAGCCTGCGGTGTATTTCGGTGGCAAATTCCGCATTATCGACTTCCCCCTCTCCAACTGTGTCAATTCTGGCATCCGCAAAATCGGGGTATTGACCCAATACAAAGCGCATTCCTTGATCCGCCATCTGGTGCATGGCTGGTCAAACTTCCGCACCGAACTCGGTGAATTCGTGGAAGTGTTACCCGCCTCCCAACGTACCACCGGCAACTGGTACGCCGGGACAGCCGACGCCATTTACCAGAACCTCGACATCGTGGAAACCTTGCGCCCCAAATACGTACTGGTGCTGGCAGGCGATCACGTTTACAAAATGGACTACGGTGAAATGCTGGCGTACCACGTCGAAAAAGGCGCGGACATGACCGTGGCTTGCGTGGGTGTTTCCCTCGAAGAGGCCAAAGGCTTCGGGGTGATGACCGTGGACGATAACAATCGCGTGGTGGCTTTCGATGAAAAGCCAGACAGCCCACAACCGATGCCAGGCTCAGACGATACCGCGCTGGCGTCGATGGGCAATTATATTTTCAACACCGATTTCCTGTTTGAGCAATTGCACAAAGATGCAGAGAATAAGGAATCCAGCCGGGATTTCGGCAAGGATATTATCCCTTCCATCATTGCCGAACACGCGGTGTATGCCTACCCATTCCGCGATCCTGTCACTGGCAAACAGCCCTACTGGCGCGATGTGGGCACGATAGATGCTTTCTGGGAAGCCAATATGGAATTGGTGTCGGTCGAGCCTGAACTGAATTTATATGACGAAACCTGGCCTATCCTCACTTACCATCGCCAACTGCCCTCTGCCAAATTCGTGTTTCAGGATGAAGGCCGCGAAGGCAAAGCGCTGGATTCGGTCGTTTCCGCCGGTTGCGTCATTTCCGGAGCAGCCGTGATCAATTCACTGCTATTTTCCAATGTCAAAGTACACTCTTACAGCACGGTGAAAGAGACAGTGGTATTGCCGGAAGTCCAAATCGGGCGGAATTGCCGCATCAGCCGCGCGGTCATCGACCGGGGTTGCCAGTTGCCAGAAGGCACTATCATTGGTGAAGACCGTGAGCTGGATGCCAAGCGTTTCCGCGTAACCCCCAACGGTATTACGCTGGTCACGCCGGAAATGTTGGGGCAGAAAGGTTCTGCCAGCGTTGGTTAG
- the tsaD gene encoding tRNA (adenosine(37)-N6)-threonylcarbamoyltransferase complex transferase subunit TsaD gives MRVLGIETSCDETGVALYDTDKGLLAHRLFSQIAMHAEYGGVVPELASRDHIRRVLPLLREALADAGMSMSDIDGIAYTAGPGLIGALLTGASIARSMAWGLNIPAVGVHHMEGHLLAPMLEENPPELPFVALLVSGGHTMLVDVPRIGEYHILGESVDDAAGEAFDKTAKLMGLDYPGGPLLAKLAEQGRDGIYKFPRPMVDRPGCDFSFSGLKTFSLTTWQKSDQTEQDKADIARAFEEAVVDTLFIKCRRALEQAGRKRLVVAGGVGANQRLRARLAELKAQVYFPRLAFCTDNGAMIAYAGALRLQAGANEAAVINARPRWPLTELAAI, from the coding sequence ATGCGCGTGCTTGGAATTGAAACCTCTTGTGACGAAACTGGCGTCGCCCTTTATGACACTGACAAGGGGCTGCTGGCGCATCGCCTGTTCAGCCAGATTGCGATGCACGCCGAATACGGTGGTGTCGTGCCAGAACTCGCCTCCCGCGACCATATCCGCCGGGTATTGCCCCTGTTACGCGAAGCGTTGGCCGATGCTGGCATGAGCATGAGCGATATTGACGGCATTGCCTATACCGCAGGGCCCGGATTAATCGGTGCATTGCTGACGGGTGCGTCGATTGCACGCTCAATGGCATGGGGCTTGAACATCCCCGCTGTGGGCGTACACCACATGGAAGGCCATTTGCTCGCGCCGATGCTGGAAGAAAACCCGCCCGAACTGCCCTTCGTGGCCTTACTGGTTTCCGGCGGGCACACCATGCTGGTGGATGTGCCACGCATTGGTGAATACCACATCCTCGGTGAAAGTGTCGATGATGCAGCGGGCGAAGCTTTCGACAAAACCGCCAAGCTGATGGGGCTGGATTACCCCGGCGGCCCCTTGCTGGCAAAACTCGCGGAACAGGGGCGCGACGGCATTTACAAATTCCCGCGCCCGATGGTGGATCGCCCCGGCTGTGATTTCAGTTTCAGCGGCCTGAAAACCTTCTCTCTGACCACTTGGCAAAAGTCCGATCAGACCGAACAAGACAAAGCCGATATTGCGCGGGCATTTGAAGAAGCGGTGGTGGATACGCTGTTCATCAAATGCCGCCGCGCCTTGGAACAGGCCGGGCGCAAACGGCTGGTGGTGGCAGGCGGTGTCGGTGCAAATCAACGCTTACGGGCACGGCTGGCGGAGCTAAAAGCGCAAGTGTATTTCCCGCGTCTGGCGTTTTGCACAGACAATGGCGCAATGATTGCGTATGCCGGAGCCTTGCGCTTGCAAGCCGGGGCGAATGAGGCAGCGGTGATCAATGCACGACCGCGCTGGCCATTAACCGAGCTGGCAGCGATTTAA
- a CDS encoding sialate O-acetylesterase, whose protein sequence is MRLFWTPLLAILLLAQTPTVWAKDRLIILAGQSNMMGRGKVSELPATYKTTPANVKYFYQGREHPLAKFAWFGPEVSFAHDVARAFPKDTIILVKQAASGSLIQQWQPGQALYKGLLRQVGFAEKAEGEGQVDAILWMQGESDAQSNISVAQQYGKRFDTLVTHLREDLQAPDSLFLYGQVNLEHPDYAAGIKSVRQQQQAAQRELPRALMVSTDGLGKQADGIHYNAIGQMELGKRFAKAYIQHMK, encoded by the coding sequence ATGCGATTATTCTGGACGCCGTTACTGGCTATCTTGCTGCTCGCGCAGACGCCTACTGTTTGGGCAAAAGATCGGCTGATTATTCTCGCCGGACAATCCAATATGATGGGGCGCGGCAAGGTCAGCGAGTTACCCGCGACTTACAAAACCACCCCCGCCAATGTGAAATATTTCTATCAGGGGCGCGAACACCCGCTGGCAAAATTTGCGTGGTTTGGCCCCGAAGTCAGCTTTGCCCACGATGTGGCACGGGCTTTCCCCAAGGATACTATTATTCTGGTCAAACAGGCGGCTTCTGGCAGTCTGATCCAGCAGTGGCAGCCGGGGCAGGCGCTGTACAAAGGCTTGTTGCGTCAGGTCGGTTTTGCGGAAAAGGCCGAAGGGGAAGGGCAGGTCGACGCTATCTTGTGGATGCAGGGTGAAAGCGATGCGCAAAGCAATATCAGTGTTGCCCAGCAATACGGCAAGCGTTTTGACACCTTGGTGACGCATTTGCGTGAAGACTTGCAAGCGCCTGATAGCCTGTTCCTTTACGGGCAGGTGAATCTGGAACACCCTGACTACGCCGCCGGGATCAAATCCGTGCGTCAACAGCAGCAAGCCGCGCAACGTGAATTGCCGCGTGCGTTGATGGTGTCTACCGATGGCTTGGGTAAACAGGCTGATGGCATCCATTACAACGCTATCGGGCAGATGGAATTGGGGAAGCGTTTTGCTAAAGCTTATATCCAGCACATGAAATAG